A stretch of the Porifericola rhodea genome encodes the following:
- a CDS encoding sulfatase family protein, with the protein MTTYQLVTKARSLALLTFLMFCCLLASAQNDKSPPPNFVIIFADDLGYGDLGTFGHPSIQTPNLDRMATEGQKWTNFYVAASVCTPSRAALLTGRLPVRNGMCSNKSRVLFPNSVNGLPTEEITLAEQLKQAGYATAAIGKWHLGHKPEFLPTSQGFDYYYGIPYSNDMDKAVKKDYWADGDDIPFQDYNVPLMRDTEIVERPADQTTITKRYTEETVKFIKEHKSEPFFVYLAHNLPHIPLFASKDFKGKSKRGLYGDVIEEIDYGVGEVIKVLEEEGLAENTIVVFTSDNGPWLPFKTHGGSAGLLRAGKGTTWEGGMRVPTIFWSPSRVTPAVVSDLGSTMDLFTTFSAMAQVAMPNDRLMDGVDLSPTLLKGEESPRKHILYYRGPEVYAARLGEYKLHYITQGEYGMFGGKEVHETPILYHLGHDPSEQFDIAAEHPEVIEEINQLVKEHQSTLVKGKDQLAERE; encoded by the coding sequence ATGACAACCTATCAGCTGGTAACAAAAGCCAGAAGTTTAGCTTTGCTCACCTTTCTCATGTTTTGCTGCTTATTAGCATCCGCTCAAAACGATAAATCTCCGCCTCCCAACTTTGTAATCATATTCGCTGATGACCTGGGGTATGGTGATCTGGGTACTTTTGGGCATCCTAGCATACAGACTCCTAATCTGGATAGAATGGCCACTGAGGGGCAAAAGTGGACAAACTTTTATGTGGCGGCCAGCGTGTGTACACCTAGCCGGGCCGCTTTACTTACGGGGCGCTTGCCCGTTCGCAACGGCATGTGTAGCAACAAAAGTAGAGTGCTATTTCCCAATTCAGTAAACGGGCTGCCTACTGAAGAGATTACCCTGGCGGAGCAGTTGAAGCAGGCAGGCTACGCTACGGCCGCCATTGGTAAATGGCATCTGGGGCATAAACCGGAATTTCTGCCTACCTCGCAGGGCTTCGATTATTACTATGGTATTCCGTACTCTAACGATATGGACAAGGCCGTTAAAAAGGATTATTGGGCAGATGGCGATGATATTCCTTTTCAGGATTACAATGTACCACTCATGCGTGATACAGAAATAGTTGAGCGGCCTGCCGATCAGACTACTATCACCAAAAGGTATACGGAAGAAACCGTAAAATTTATCAAAGAGCACAAGAGCGAACCCTTCTTTGTTTATCTGGCGCATAACCTTCCGCACATTCCTCTTTTTGCTTCAAAAGATTTTAAAGGCAAGAGCAAGCGTGGACTCTATGGCGATGTGATTGAAGAGATTGATTACGGAGTAGGTGAAGTTATAAAAGTGTTAGAAGAAGAAGGGCTGGCGGAAAACACCATTGTTGTCTTCACTTCTGATAACGGGCCCTGGTTGCCATTTAAAACACATGGCGGAAGCGCGGGTTTGTTGAGAGCCGGAAAAGGTACCACCTGGGAAGGTGGCATGAGAGTGCCTACCATCTTCTGGTCTCCCTCCAGGGTAACGCCAGCAGTAGTAAGCGACCTGGGCTCTACTATGGATTTATTTACAACCTTCAGCGCTATGGCTCAGGTAGCTATGCCTAACGATCGTCTTATGGATGGTGTAGACCTTAGCCCTACTTTACTCAAAGGAGAAGAAAGCCCCAGAAAGCATATTTTGTATTACCGAGGGCCAGAGGTGTATGCTGCGCGCTTGGGTGAGTACAAGCTTCATTACATCACTCAGGGAGAATATGGCATGTTTGGAGGTAAAGAGGTACACGAAACCCCTATACTATACCATCTGGGTCACGATCCCTCCGAGCAGTTTGACATAGCAGCTGAGCATCCGGAAGTGATTGAAGAAATCAACCAATTGGTAAAAGAGCATCAGTCTACCTTAGTCAAAGGTAAAGATCAGCTGGCAGAGCGAGAGTAA
- a CDS encoding sulfatase-like hydrolase/transferase → MQKLNINALLVLLFLSVSFSGRAQQEQPNILWIVSEDNSPLIGAYGDSFATTPNIDQLAKEGVLYENAFATAPVCAPSRSTLITGMYPNAMGTQHMRSTYRIPEMIQFFPKYLKEAGYYTSNNSKKDYNTTDQPEAWDESSNTASYKNRAEGQPFFSVFNINVSHESSVHTKLEKLNHDPEKVSIPPYHPRTPEMKYDWAQYYDKVQTMDSIVGEILQELDEAGLAENTIVFYYSDHGGVIGRSKRFMYESGLHIPLVIRFPEKYKHLAPGQAGSRTDRLVTFVDFAPTVLSLAGVKIPGYMQGQAFLGKQEGDERAYAYSFRGRMDERIDMVRSVRDKQYRYIRNYLPHKIYAQYIEYLWRAPSMRSWEKAFYANELNEVQAKFFGAKPLEELYDVAADPHNVNNLATDPQYTAVLERMRKANQDWMLEIKDIGFVPEAMMEALNKTTTLYEFGNSRNYPLKKIMKTVKMITHKDMDGIQKSLSSQDPIVRYWAATACTIHQEEAGSLTADLKKLTQDEAVAVQIAAAEALYHLNEKQLAVQTLKKALKADNEMARVQAINVLETLNQDAKPALNDVKALLPDDKEDRAYDVRAARRLVEKLEQE, encoded by the coding sequence ATGCAAAAACTTAACATTAATGCACTGCTAGTGCTACTTTTCTTAAGCGTTAGCTTTTCGGGAAGGGCACAGCAGGAGCAGCCAAATATCCTCTGGATTGTAAGCGAAGACAATAGCCCGCTAATTGGCGCTTATGGCGATTCATTCGCTACTACTCCAAATATTGACCAGCTAGCCAAAGAGGGAGTACTGTACGAAAATGCTTTTGCTACCGCCCCGGTTTGCGCACCTTCTCGCTCTACGCTAATTACAGGTATGTACCCCAATGCTATGGGTACCCAACATATGCGTAGTACTTATCGGATTCCGGAGATGATACAGTTTTTTCCCAAGTATCTGAAAGAGGCCGGTTATTATACCAGTAACAATTCTAAAAAAGACTACAATACTACCGACCAACCCGAAGCCTGGGATGAATCTAGTAATACGGCGAGCTACAAAAACAGGGCAGAAGGGCAGCCTTTCTTCTCAGTTTTTAATATAAATGTATCTCATGAAAGCTCGGTACATACCAAGCTTGAGAAGCTTAACCATGACCCGGAAAAAGTGTCTATTCCTCCGTATCATCCTCGTACTCCTGAGATGAAATACGACTGGGCGCAGTACTATGATAAAGTGCAGACGATGGACAGCATAGTGGGTGAAATTTTGCAAGAACTGGACGAAGCCGGGCTGGCGGAAAATACTATTGTATTTTACTATAGCGATCATGGAGGGGTTATAGGCCGGAGTAAGCGGTTTATGTATGAATCAGGTTTACATATTCCTTTGGTTATCCGTTTTCCTGAAAAATACAAGCACCTGGCTCCGGGACAGGCCGGTAGCCGTACCGATAGGCTGGTAACTTTTGTGGATTTTGCCCCTACTGTATTGAGCCTGGCAGGCGTAAAAATTCCTGGCTATATGCAAGGGCAGGCCTTCTTAGGTAAACAGGAAGGCGATGAAAGAGCGTATGCGTATAGCTTTAGGGGCCGTATGGATGAGCGCATAGATATGGTGCGTTCAGTACGCGATAAGCAGTACCGATACATTCGTAACTATCTACCCCATAAAATTTATGCGCAATACATAGAATATTTGTGGAGGGCTCCTTCCATGCGTTCGTGGGAGAAGGCTTTTTATGCTAATGAACTGAATGAGGTGCAGGCTAAGTTTTTCGGCGCTAAACCTTTAGAAGAATTGTACGATGTAGCCGCAGACCCTCATAATGTTAACAACCTCGCTACAGACCCTCAATATACTGCTGTATTGGAAAGAATGCGTAAGGCAAATCAGGATTGGATGTTGGAGATCAAAGATATTGGCTTTGTACCTGAGGCTATGATGGAAGCCCTAAACAAAACTACAACACTCTATGAGTTTGGTAACAGCCGTAACTATCCGCTAAAAAAGATCATGAAAACGGTAAAGATGATTACCCACAAAGATATGGACGGTATACAGAAGAGTCTCTCATCACAGGACCCTATTGTACGTTACTGGGCGGCTACAGCCTGTACCATTCATCAGGAAGAGGCAGGCAGCCTTACGGCGGACCTCAAAAAGTTAACGCAGGACGAAGCAGTAGCTGTACAGATAGCCGCTGCTGAAGCGCTTTATCATCTAAATGAAAAACAGCTGGCGGTGCAAACTCTGAAAAAAGCACTGAAAGCAGATAATGAAATGGCGAGAGTGCAGGCAATCAACGTACTGGAAACGCTAAACCAGGATGCGAAACCTGCTCTAAACGATGTAAAAGCCCTGTTGCCCGATGATAAAGAAGACCGAGCATATGATGTAAGAGCTGCCCGCAGGCTGGTAGAAAAACTGGAACAGGAATAG
- a CDS encoding sulfatase family protein has translation MKRIRYYHACLFFTLCIFYLSCQPTETTSTLPDRPNILFAISDDQSFFHTSFAGREWVQTPAFDYVAQHGLYFTNCYAGSPGCAPSRSSIVTGRYHWQNEQAGQHASGWLKKYVPFVDLLASNGYHTGRTGKGVGPFKYGEDPLRADDAAGRAYNEIMYEEGSESDERFATGIRNLNYAANFEQFLEEREEGEPFFFWYGSSEPHRRFEKDSWKKRGKSLEDVEVPDFLPDTEVVRGDLLDYAVEIEWFDLHLMRMIKKLEAMGELDNTIIIVTSDNGMAFPRAKANAYEYGVHVPMAISFPKNFPQGKVVEKPISFIDLAPTLLELSQTKPEGMLPISGRSLVQLFQNGEETEESRDYVMAGRERHSSSRFANAGYPQRLVRRGPYLYIWNMKPERWPAGAPQRLVPDSSGAVYPMYGIDSAGVHHSEWAFTDIDDCPTKSFIVEHHDDEQYGKYFELAVGKRPEFEMFNIERDPSCLQNLANDPEFVGIKDQLHTVMMQELEATEDPRIVGPDKEVFDTYKRYSPMRDFPKPDWAMAEQN, from the coding sequence ATGAAAAGAATTAGGTACTATCATGCATGTCTATTTTTTACGCTATGTATATTTTACTTAAGTTGTCAACCTACAGAAACTACCAGTACGCTACCAGATAGGCCCAATATACTTTTTGCGATAAGCGATGATCAGTCTTTTTTTCATACCAGTTTTGCCGGAAGGGAGTGGGTGCAAACGCCTGCTTTTGATTATGTAGCCCAACATGGTTTGTATTTTACCAATTGCTATGCTGGCTCACCTGGTTGTGCTCCTTCGCGAAGCTCTATTGTAACAGGTCGCTACCACTGGCAAAATGAGCAGGCAGGTCAGCATGCGTCAGGCTGGTTAAAAAAATATGTGCCCTTTGTAGATTTGCTGGCCAGTAACGGTTACCATACCGGTCGCACTGGAAAGGGGGTAGGTCCTTTTAAGTACGGAGAAGACCCTTTGAGGGCAGATGATGCCGCAGGGAGAGCGTATAACGAAATTATGTACGAAGAGGGTAGTGAATCTGACGAGCGTTTTGCTACCGGTATTCGTAACCTGAACTATGCGGCTAATTTTGAGCAGTTTCTGGAAGAACGCGAAGAGGGTGAGCCTTTCTTCTTCTGGTATGGCTCATCTGAACCACATCGCCGTTTTGAGAAAGACTCCTGGAAAAAAAGAGGTAAGTCACTGGAAGATGTGGAAGTGCCTGATTTCTTGCCAGATACGGAAGTGGTAAGAGGCGATTTGCTGGATTATGCTGTAGAAATAGAATGGTTCGACCTGCACCTCATGCGTATGATCAAAAAGCTGGAAGCTATGGGCGAGCTGGATAATACCATTATCATTGTAACCTCAGATAACGGAATGGCTTTTCCACGAGCCAAAGCCAATGCGTATGAGTATGGGGTACATGTGCCGATGGCAATCAGTTTCCCTAAAAACTTTCCTCAAGGCAAGGTGGTTGAGAAGCCCATCAGCTTTATAGACCTGGCACCTACACTTCTGGAACTAAGCCAGACCAAACCCGAGGGTATGCTACCCATCAGCGGAAGAAGTTTAGTGCAACTATTTCAAAATGGCGAAGAGACAGAAGAGAGCAGAGATTATGTGATGGCAGGTAGAGAAAGGCATTCTTCTTCTCGTTTTGCAAATGCGGGCTACCCTCAGAGGCTGGTACGCAGAGGTCCTTATCTGTACATCTGGAACATGAAGCCGGAGCGCTGGCCTGCGGGAGCTCCTCAGCGCTTGGTCCCAGACTCCAGCGGAGCAGTATACCCTATGTATGGTATAGACTCTGCGGGGGTACATCATTCGGAATGGGCATTTACTGATATTGATGACTGCCCTACCAAATCGTTTATCGTAGAGCATCATGATGATGAGCAGTATGGGAAATATTTTGAGCTGGCAGTAGGCAAGCGCCCTGAGTTTGAGATGTTTAACATTGAGCGCGATCCCTCCTGCTTGCAAAACCTGGCTAATGACCCTGAGTTTGTGGGCATTAAAGATCAGCTGCATACAGTAATGATGCAAGAGCTGGAAGCTACGGAAGATCCTCGTATTGTAGGCCCTGACAAAGAGGTGTTTGATACCTACAAGCGCTATAGTCCTATGCGTGACTTTCCGAAGCCAGACTGGGCCATGGCAGAGCAGAACTAA
- a CDS encoding RNA polymerase sigma factor, with translation MSLAANKYCDARLWKRLKNGEQEALSQIFDQHILLLYSYGHKFTPDRELVEDCIQDLFAEVWEKKERLSDTDSIKFYLFKGLRRRIIRQLNESKMWAQRDLQPDPICFSHEDRIILNQLNQVQIKQLNLALAHLSKRQKEVIYLKFYNRFTYDEIAEVMDINKRTVYNLASQAIASLYKELKPQQDILFPLWWPALVATMLS, from the coding sequence ATGTCTTTAGCTGCTAACAAATACTGTGATGCCCGCCTATGGAAACGCCTGAAAAATGGAGAGCAGGAAGCTTTAAGCCAGATTTTTGATCAACACATACTTTTGCTCTACAGCTACGGACATAAATTTACTCCTGATCGGGAGCTGGTAGAAGATTGCATCCAGGACCTTTTTGCCGAAGTATGGGAGAAGAAAGAGCGTCTTAGCGATACCGATAGTATAAAGTTTTACCTGTTTAAAGGACTGAGGCGGAGAATTATACGTCAGCTCAACGAGAGTAAAATGTGGGCTCAGAGAGATTTGCAGCCCGACCCTATCTGTTTCTCTCATGAAGACCGTATTATCCTGAACCAGCTTAATCAGGTGCAAATTAAACAGCTGAACCTTGCACTGGCTCATCTGAGCAAACGGCAAAAAGAGGTCATCTACCTTAAATTTTACAATCGCTTTACCTACGACGAAATTGCCGAAGTCATGGACATCAATAAGCGTACGGTCTATAATCTCGCCTCCCAGGCTATAGCCAGCCTTTATAAAGAGCTTAAACCCCAGCAAGATATACTTTTCCCCCTTTGGTGGCCTGCTTTAGTAGCTACCATGTTGTCATAA
- a CDS encoding FecR family protein, whose translation MDYSRYTARDFVLDEYFQAWVFEQPASHEDFWQNWLEEHLDKKDEVEEARELLLSLSFAQAEVSQEQVSALKARLMHKIVAPKPKANAQPKERIITFAYWQWAASFSILLLTSILLYFTVISTEDTLSYHTGYGEIQELVLPDGSVVTLNANSSLQFDADWHAQSDRKVKLSGEAFFKVVKDSVPTAAQARVARKFIVETQEVMIEVLGTQFNVHARHDETEVVLSEGKVQLKAGRQTTQQAITMKPGERVVYTQNRLEHQQVEAEKYLSWRKHQLIFDDQPLKIVAQTLEDNYGVQVIFEDEEMQNFTFRGTVPSNNIDVLLEALSGIYHLKISKEGNTLIFHQQK comes from the coding sequence ATGGATTATAGCCGCTATACAGCTCGTGACTTTGTTCTGGACGAGTACTTTCAGGCCTGGGTGTTTGAACAACCTGCTTCGCATGAGGACTTCTGGCAAAACTGGCTAGAGGAGCATCTAGACAAAAAGGACGAGGTGGAAGAAGCCAGGGAGCTTTTGCTTTCGTTATCATTTGCTCAGGCCGAAGTTTCTCAGGAGCAGGTATCTGCCCTTAAGGCAAGGCTTATGCATAAAATCGTGGCGCCTAAACCAAAAGCAAATGCTCAGCCGAAAGAGCGTATCATCACTTTCGCTTACTGGCAGTGGGCGGCATCCTTTTCTATCCTGTTACTCACCAGCATCCTTCTCTATTTTACTGTAATTAGCACAGAGGATACATTAAGCTACCATACTGGATATGGCGAAATTCAGGAGCTTGTTCTTCCAGATGGTTCCGTAGTAACCCTAAATGCTAACTCCAGCCTTCAGTTTGATGCCGATTGGCACGCACAGTCAGACAGAAAAGTAAAGCTGAGTGGTGAAGCCTTTTTCAAAGTAGTCAAAGATTCTGTGCCTACTGCTGCCCAGGCTAGGGTCGCCCGTAAGTTTATTGTGGAGACCCAGGAGGTGATGATTGAAGTATTAGGCACGCAGTTTAATGTGCATGCTCGTCATGACGAAACAGAGGTAGTACTCAGCGAGGGCAAAGTACAATTAAAAGCGGGCAGGCAAACTACTCAGCAGGCCATCACCATGAAACCGGGAGAACGAGTAGTCTATACTCAAAACCGATTGGAGCACCAGCAGGTAGAAGCAGAAAAGTATCTCTCCTGGCGTAAACACCAGCTTATTTTTGACGATCAGCCCCTCAAAATAGTAGCTCAAACTCTGGAGGACAACTACGGAGTACAGGTCATTTTTGAGGATGAAGAAATGCAGAACTTTACTTTTAGAGGCACAGTGCCATCTAACAATATAGATGTGCTGCTGGAAGCCCTCTCTGGCATTTACCACCTCAAAATTAGCAAAGAGGGTAATACGCTCATTTTTCATCAACAGAAATAA
- a CDS encoding sulfatase family protein → MLHPWISSLIFTLTVVLLPFGASETQQKTQELPNILLIFTDDQGYHDVSYYGTEDLQTPNIDRIVAEGMRFDNFYANCPVCSPTRAALLTGRYQDYVGVPGVIRTHADNSWGYLDPKATLLPEQLKMAGYHTALIGKWHLGLESPNTPVERGFDYFHGWLGDMMDDYWNHRRHDINYMRLNGQQIDPEGHATDLFSDWSVDYIKSQADDKRPFFLYLAYNAPHFPVQPPQEWLDKVKQREIGIDETRAKLVAFIEHMDDGIGRVIQALKESGQYENTLIIFSSDNGGHLPSKANNGPLRDGKQSMYEGGLKVPTAISWPGKIEKGSISDQRYLSMDLYPTLLQVAGLQPKDAIEGRSFYTELVEGSQKEEERPLYFTRREGGTHYGGQSIYAVRLGDWKLLQNSPYEAYELYNLEEDPLEENNLMEAQPEKYKELNKLLMQHIQKGGQVPWQKPQN, encoded by the coding sequence ATGCTTCACCCCTGGATAAGCTCTTTGATTTTTACCCTGACGGTGGTCCTGCTCCCTTTTGGTGCCTCCGAAACTCAACAAAAAACTCAGGAACTCCCTAATATACTGCTCATATTTACAGACGATCAGGGCTATCATGATGTGTCGTACTACGGAACAGAAGATCTGCAAACACCTAATATTGATCGGATAGTAGCAGAAGGGATGCGCTTTGATAATTTTTATGCCAATTGCCCGGTATGTTCTCCCACACGAGCTGCTCTGCTTACCGGTCGCTATCAGGATTATGTAGGGGTGCCGGGTGTTATCCGTACACATGCCGATAATAGCTGGGGTTATTTGGATCCAAAGGCGACTCTCTTGCCCGAGCAGCTAAAAATGGCAGGCTACCATACAGCACTTATCGGAAAATGGCACCTGGGTCTGGAGTCTCCAAACACGCCTGTTGAGCGTGGCTTTGACTACTTTCATGGTTGGCTGGGTGATATGATGGACGATTACTGGAATCACCGCCGCCACGATATCAATTATATGCGACTCAACGGACAGCAGATTGACCCTGAAGGTCACGCTACCGATCTTTTTTCTGACTGGTCTGTAGATTACATTAAGAGCCAGGCAGATGATAAGCGGCCCTTTTTTCTTTATCTGGCCTATAATGCGCCCCACTTTCCTGTACAGCCACCTCAGGAGTGGCTGGATAAAGTGAAACAGCGCGAAATAGGAATCGACGAAACTCGTGCTAAGCTGGTCGCTTTTATAGAGCATATGGATGATGGAATAGGTAGGGTAATTCAGGCACTGAAAGAGAGTGGGCAGTATGAGAATACCCTTATTATCTTCTCCAGCGACAATGGCGGACACTTGCCCAGCAAGGCCAATAACGGGCCTCTGAGAGATGGAAAACAAAGCATGTACGAAGGTGGGCTCAAAGTACCTACTGCTATTAGCTGGCCCGGAAAAATAGAAAAAGGTAGTATATCAGATCAGCGTTACCTTTCTATGGATTTGTACCCAACCCTATTGCAGGTAGCCGGTTTACAGCCGAAAGATGCAATAGAAGGAAGAAGCTTCTACACAGAGCTGGTAGAAGGCAGTCAGAAAGAAGAGGAGCGTCCCTTATACTTTACTCGTCGCGAAGGGGGAACGCATTATGGTGGGCAGAGCATATATGCCGTACGCTTAGGAGATTGGAAGCTTCTGCAAAACAGCCCTTATGAAGCTTACGAGCTCTACAACCTGGAAGAAGACCCTTTAGAAGAAAATAACCTGATGGAAGCGCAGCCGGAGAAATACAAAGAACTGAACAAATTACTGATGCAGCATATACAAAAAGGAGGGCAGGTGCCCTGGCAGAAGCCTCAGAACTAA